In Leptolyngbya sp. O-77, the genomic window CTGGAAACGATGCGGCTGCCGGAGGTGATGCTGGCCAAGGCCTATGGCAGCTATCCCTCGACCACCCGCGACCTGGAAAAATCGCCCTACAACGAGACGGGCTGGTATGTGTATGGCGCGAAGGACGCGGCGGGCGCGTTTGTGGTGCAGGCGATCGCCCCCCGTGCCCTGTTCCGCCTGCAACCCGAATCGGTGCTATTTGGCGGCAAGGCGGCCTACCGCTACATCCGCAAGCAGGCCTGGGCGGACATTGCGGCGCAAAAAGGCAAGATTGCGTCGGTGCTGTGCAGCGGCCTGTCCAACGGGTCGGATGCGGCAATCCAGGCGGCGATCGACGAATGGCGCGTGGGCGACGAGGCGCTGGTGCTGCACACCTACGGCGGCATCGGCGGCGAGAAAAAGGAACCCGCCGCGGCCACGCCGATTTTCTTCGGGCATTTTGCCTATGGTGTGGCAACTGTGATTCACGAACCCCTGGCAGACGAGCGCCAGTTCGATATCTGCTATTACCAGGTTTATACGCAAAACACCGACGGGCTGGTGGCGGGTACGCTGCACTGGTCGCGCTACATGGGCGATCGCCAGTTTGGCTGGCTGGGCACCCGCCCGATCTGCGATCTACTGATCAAGCTGCCCGCCTACACCGACCCCTACAAAATCGGCAATGTTCTGGTTTCGCCGCTAGACTTGCTAGAGCGACAGTTGCAGGTGATGACGGCCCGCTATCGCATTGGCGACGGCACTGGTGGAACCTATGTGAATGCGGCCTACAACTGTTCTCAAGATTCTAACCAGGCGCTATTTGCCAGCATTCGTGGTACCGAACGCACCCTGCGCGAGAATCCCCGGATTCTGGAATTGCTGCTGCAAGAGCCGGAACAGGCGCGGCAGTTTCAGCAGCTTCGAGCGTTGGGTAAGGACTTGGAAGGCAAACTACAATCCTTTGGGAGTCCGCGACGCGACTGGGAACGCAGTGAGTACAATCTGGGCAGCACGCTGGAAGACTATCCCTTGCGGAACCTGCGGATGGGGTTGGGCAGTTGGCGAACCATTCTGCCGCGCAAAGCCAGTGATGCGATCGCCCATGCGTTTCTGAAACATGGTGCATCGGTATGGGTGCTGCGAACGAATCAGGTGGGTGGATACGACCCGGATATTGCACCGATTGCGCCGATGACGCTATAGAACAGAGGATAGAGCAGAGATGGCGAATAAGACGCGGCATGAGATGCAGCATGAGATGCAGCATGAGATGCAGCATGAAAAATGCATTCCTGGAGGAGTCCCTGTGTCGCGTTTTGCTGATGCCTGATCCCACATCCTGGATTCCCGAATGGCGCTGGTGGAACTGGTCGGCTGGCAGCAGACACAGCCTGCATTGAAATGGGCAAAGGGCTAGCGACCTAATCTCTCTTCCCTTCTTTCTCTGCTTATCGGGGAACCGCCACCTGACCCAACAGCGAGGTAATCACCTCATCCACCTGCTGCCCGTCAAGCTGGGCTTCGGGGCGGAGGATGAGGCGATGGCGGAGGAGCGGACGGGCGATCGCCTTCACGTCGTCTGGGGTAACGAAATCGCGCCCCTCCAGCCAGGCCCTGGCTTTGCTGGCTTGCAGCCACGCCACCGCCGAACGGGGCGATGCGCCCAGGGACAGGTCGGGATGCTGTCGGCTGCGCTGCACCAACGCCAACAGATAATCGACCAGAGCATCGGTCATTTGCACAGCTCGCACCTGCTGACGGGCTTGCAGCACTTGCTCAACCGACATGATGGGCTTGATTCGGCTCAGGTCGAGCCGCCGATTTTGCAATCCTGCCTGAGCATTCACCAGCATTTGCCGCTCAGCTTTGGGATCGGGATAGTCCACCACTAGCTTGAACAAAAAGCGATCAAGCTGAGCTTCGGGCAGTGGATAAGTCCCCTCAAACTCCAGGGGATTCTGTGTGGCGATCACCCAAAACAAATCCGGCAGCAGCAAACTTTCACCATCCAGCGTGACCTGCTGTTCTTCCATTGCCTCCAGCAGCGCGGCCTGGGTTTTAGGCGGCGTGCGGTTAATTTCGTCTGCCAGCAGGATTTGTGTAAAAATCGGCCCTTTTTTGAGGCTAAAGCTGCGGGTATTCAGGTCAAAAATATTCGTGCCTAAAATATCCGATGGCAGAATGTCGGGTGTGAGCTGAATCCGCCGAAAGTCGCCCTGCACCAGCCGCGCCAGTACCTTCACCATCAGCGTTTTGCCCGTTCCTGGTACGCCTTCCAGGATGACGTGACCGCCACACAGCAGTGCCACTAGCAATTGCTGCGACAGGGCAGATTGTCCAACAACGACGCGATCGAGCGCCTGGGCCAGGGCTTGGAAAGGATTGGGCATAGAGCGTGGGGTGCTGGGGTAAGGGCTTTGGAAGGACGCTTTGCAGGAGACTTGGACAAGCAGGGCATCTGAATTCTACTCTCTTCCTCTCATCCTCCTATCATCTCCTCACCCGCTGTCCGCGTCACTCTGTTACTCTTCTCTCAACAGCTGTACCTCTCAACTGCTGTACCCGACTCACCCAGTCCAGCAAAGCGCGATCGCCCAGTCGTTTCTTTCGCTCTGGGTTCAGCAAGCGGCGGAGTTCGGCGGCGGGACGGCCCGTATGCTGTTCCCAAGCGCGGGAGAGGGTGAGCAGGTCGGCCGGGGTGCTGCCCAGACCGAGCGATCGCTGGAGGTGAATCTGCTCGGCTTTGCTGAGCGTATCCACAACAAATTCGGTCGATTCGGCTTTGCGGAGAACCGTACCGAGGGCCTGGATATAGGCTTCGCTGTTGTCAACTTTGGGCGGTGGGTCGGGCAGCGGCTTCCCCATGCGGCGATTGCCAGCCCACACCGCCAGCGCCAGCAGCACCAGCGCTTGCACGGCCAGCAGCGCAATCGGCGTGCGGCTCAGGTATGCCCAGACGGATTGGGGCGATCGCCCGCTTGCAGCCTCTCTTTGGGGGTCACGATAGCCGTGGATATATTCATCTACCCAGACGGGATGCCCCGGCTCTGTCACCAAATTGGCGAGAAACGGGAAGTTTCCCGGCTCGTCCTGATAGGCATTGGCGGCGAGGTAGGACGTGGCAACGCGGATCACTTTGCCTGCACCCACGGCTTGTTCCCAGGCAAGCAGCCCAAACTGATCGCTCAGTTGGGCGTTGAATTTGGGCAACGGGGCTTGGCGGCGGGTGGTTTCCACGGTCACGTCGCCTTGGGGGGTGGGCAAGACCGAGCGAAAGGGTGCGCCTGTGACGGGCGACCGCACGCCCACCAGCACCAGCACGTTGCCCCGCCGCAGCCAGTCCTCGTCGGGGCGCAACCATTGCTCCACGAGCGGCGCAATGCCCACCAGCGTCATCGGCTCCGCTGGCCGGTTGTCGAGGGAGGAGCCTGCCCCCGGATTTTCCTCGGAGCCAGGGGCCGGAGGATTGCTAGCGCCGCTCCCCAGACTCTGAGCATGGGCTGAAATGGGCATGGCTTCGGGCAGGCTGGAATCGGGCGGCTCCAATAAGTCCTCAAAGGGGCGCTGCCACCGCTGCACGGGGGTTCCCTGCGCCTGCATATAGGCAAACCAGGCTCCGTAGCCGTCGGGGGCACGTCCGTAGGTCGATCCGGTTCGCAGGCGGGTGCTGGGAGCAGCGATCGCACTCAAGACCACCAGCATCGCCAGTGCAACTGATAGAGCAATCCAAGCGCGACGGTTCAGCTTCATGGCAAAATTTCCGCAAGGTTTCCGCAAGATTTCGCAAGATTGCTACTGGGAAGCGGAAATTTCCCGGTAGGCCCGCTCACACTGCTCGAAGGCTGCTGCTGACACCGGAGTCGGGCTGAAACAGAGCCGCTCGTGGGTGCGAATCAGCACTGCATAGGGCTGAGCATTGGGCAGCGCATTCAGCAAGTTGAGATATTCGCCATCGGTGCGGCTGGGCAGGGGCGAAATCTGGTGGCGATCGCTCAGTCGATGCAGCGCGGCATGATACAGCGCTCGGCAAGCTTCTCGATAGTCGCCTTGGCGCTGGGCCGCCTGTGACCGCGCCAGCCATTCCGCAGTGCTGAGTTCCGGCGCTGGGGCTGGGGGGCACGGGGGGCGATCGCCCGGCCCTGCTGCCGCTGAAATGCCTCCCAATAAGGCCGAAGCCACTGCACAAGCCACCATGCAGCCCAAATCCCCAGCAGCCCCACAATCACCCAGAACAGCGCCTGCAAAACCCACTCTGGCGGTATCCAGCCTGAAAAATTGGGGCGGTTCGGGCTTTCACCAAACAGCACCCACTCAATCCACTCGCCCACCTGCCGGAGCGATCGCTGCACCTGCCAATCCAGACTCGTTTTGGCAAAGGTGCCTGCTGCCTCTGGCGCTGCGGGGGCGATCGCCCCTGCTGAATAGACTGCTAAATAGACCGTAAGATTCCCTGCAATACTCATCGCATCGGCTGTTCACTCTCTTCCTAAAGTATCAGGAGGTAGGAGAATCGACACGATTGCCGAATCAATGGATGCTCTCTAGAAGGGAAACAAGTCGGTTTACTCAAAAAATGAGTCAAAAATGAGTTGCGGGCTGGAAGCCGCAATTCTGCGTTTTCTGTCGGAATATAACTTTAGGATCAATTTGGGATCAAGAATCTTCCCATTTTGGCGAAATTAGCATTGGCTGAATATGCAGGAACCTGTATCCTGTAACACGAAGGGAGTTTTGATCCCTGCTGTGGTTGGCTCAAAATCTGACTGGTTTTGATGCTGATCTTACAGACCAGGATTATGCTGCCCGGTTCGCCCGCTTGACGGACTTGCCTCCGTAACCGCTGCCACTGTACCCCCTTAAGCTCCCGACTTGGCTCCTGATCTCATGCGTGACGACTGGCTTACCTCCAGCCATTTTGTAATGTTTGGGCTTTTGATCGGGTTTGCGATCGCCCATAGTGGTCTTGCAGCCCTGCGTCCTTATGCCGAAAAACGCATCGGGGCACGTCCCTATCGCGTCATTTTTGCGCTAGTCAGCCTCCCCCTAGCCACGTTGCTCATCGTCTACTTTGTTCAGCATCGCTATGACGGGCTGCGATTGTGGAATGTGCAGGGTGTGCCAGGAGTGGAACCGTTGGTGTGGGTGCTGTCGGCTATTTCGTTTCTGTTTCTCTATCCGGCTACGTTTAATCTCCTAGAAATTGCGGCTATTCAAAAACCTCAAGTTCATCTCTATGAAACGGGCATTATTCGCATTACCCGCCATCCGCAGATGGTAGGACAGGTGATCTGGTGCATTGCCCACACGCTGTGGCTGGGGACGACCTTTATGCTAGTCACGTCTGCGGGGCTGATTTTACATCACCTGTTTGGCGTGTGGCATGGCGATCGCCGCCTGACCCAGCGCTACGGCGAAGCGTTTTCAGCGGTCAAAGCCCGCACATCGGTCATTCCCTTTTTGGCAATTCTCGATGGTCGTCAAACGCTCGAATTCAAAGAGTTTCTTCGTCCCGCCTATGTCGGCGTGGCGATTTTTGTATTGTTATTCTGGTTTGCCCACCCGCTACTCATCCAAGCAGCAGGTAATCTAGGGTAATAGCATGATCCCCGATTGATCCCCTACTGGTTTTCAACTTTTCTTCTTAAAAACTCCTATGCTACTCTCTGTTAACGAAAGCAATTTCTCGAAAGAAGTTTTGGAATCTTCGACCCCAGTTCTGATCAACTTCTGGGCCCCTTGGTGTGGGCTATGTCGGCTCATGAACCCGATGCTGAATCAGCTTCAGGCAGAATGGAGGGGACAGATCAAGCTGGTAACGATCAACGCCGACGAAAACTTTAAGCTGGCAAATACCTATCGGCTGACGACGCTGCCCACGCTGCTGCTGGTGGAAGGGGACAGGGTGCTGCATCGGTTTGATCATTTCGCCAGTCGAGACGACATCCGCAATGCCTCCGAGTCTTTCCATGCGGTGCTTGCTTCTCTGCTGGGCAGCTACAGCTACACGGCATAGCAGGTTTGGCGAATTTGCTAGACTTCGTTGCTAGAACTCACTAGAACTCACTAGAACTCACTAGATGCACTCTAGCTGCACTTCGTCGCTGCATGGATGAGCCTGTGCAGCGATTGCCCCACAAGTTGCCCCGCAATTACGTCTCTTCAAGAGAGCCTTTATACCCAGGGTAGTTAAGTAAAGCCTGTCTGAGCCTCTTTCACGCTTACGCTTCAGCCATTGCCAGCAGCACCTTGCGAATCACCGCTGGCGTAGCCTGGTCAGTCTCAATCACCGCGCCGATTTGCGTCGGCAGGATAAACCGCACCTGACCCGCCTTCACCTTCTTGTCGGTTTGCAGGGC contains:
- a CDS encoding NnrU family protein; its protein translation is MRDDWLTSSHFVMFGLLIGFAIAHSGLAALRPYAEKRIGARPYRVIFALVSLPLATLLIVYFVQHRYDGLRLWNVQGVPGVEPLVWVLSAISFLFLYPATFNLLEIAAIQKPQVHLYETGIIRITRHPQMVGQVIWCIAHTLWLGTTFMLVTSAGLILHHLFGVWHGDRRLTQRYGEAFSAVKARTSVIPFLAILDGRQTLEFKEFLRPAYVGVAIFVLLFWFAHPLLIQAAGNLG
- a CDS encoding thioredoxin family protein; this translates as MLLSVNESNFSKEVLESSTPVLINFWAPWCGLCRLMNPMLNQLQAEWRGQIKLVTINADENFKLANTYRLTTLPTLLLVEGDRVLHRFDHFASRDDIRNASESFHAVLASLLGSYSYTA
- a CDS encoding DUF4129 domain-containing protein; translated protein: MARSQAAQRQGDYREACRALYHAALHRLSDRHQISPLPSRTDGEYLNLLNALPNAQPYAVLIRTHERLCFSPTPVSAAAFEQCERAYREISASQ
- a CDS encoding AAA family ATPase codes for the protein MPNPFQALAQALDRVVVGQSALSQQLLVALLCGGHVILEGVPGTGKTLMVKVLARLVQGDFRRIQLTPDILPSDILGTNIFDLNTRSFSLKKGPIFTQILLADEINRTPPKTQAALLEAMEEQQVTLDGESLLLPDLFWVIATQNPLEFEGTYPLPEAQLDRFLFKLVVDYPDPKAERQMLVNAQAGLQNRRLDLSRIKPIMSVEQVLQARQQVRAVQMTDALVDYLLALVQRSRQHPDLSLGASPRSAVAWLQASKARAWLEGRDFVTPDDVKAIARPLLRHRLILRPEAQLDGQQVDEVITSLLGQVAVPR
- a CDS encoding DUF4350 domain-containing protein; translation: MKLNRRAWIALSVALAMLVVLSAIAAPSTRLRTGSTYGRAPDGYGAWFAYMQAQGTPVQRWQRPFEDLLEPPDSSLPEAMPISAHAQSLGSGASNPPAPGSEENPGAGSSLDNRPAEPMTLVGIAPLVEQWLRPDEDWLRRGNVLVLVGVRSPVTGAPFRSVLPTPQGDVTVETTRRQAPLPKFNAQLSDQFGLLAWEQAVGAGKVIRVATSYLAANAYQDEPGNFPFLANLVTEPGHPVWVDEYIHGYRDPQREAASGRSPQSVWAYLSRTPIALLAVQALVLLALAVWAGNRRMGKPLPDPPPKVDNSEAYIQALGTVLRKAESTEFVVDTLSKAEQIHLQRSLGLGSTPADLLTLSRAWEQHTGRPAAELRRLLNPERKKRLGDRALLDWVSRVQQLRGTAVERRVTE